CATGTCCTGCCACTTCAGAACAGGATTGCTTAGACAGAAGTCCTGGAGATGTGCCACAAAAATCGAGAATAAACGCTGCAGATCGTGAAGAAGCTCCACCGAGAGCAGAAGCCAGTGACTCGCAGACGCAGCAGGATGTCACTCCAGATGACGGGAGACGTTCCCGCAGGAGATCTAAGCGCCTCTGTTTGGAGCCAGACAGAATTATGGAtaaaagacagaagaagagTGTGCAGAAGGTGTCCGAGTGGTTGCTGAAGATTTCTCCGACTTCTGACACACAAACCGGAAGCAACACGGAAGGAGATCTTCCGAATTTGACAGACAGCGATGCTGAAAAAGAGAGTACAGCTTCACGTGCGTCGACGGAGATTAACGCTTctgataaagataaagataaagctGACGCGAGTCCGGAAAGGGAAGTGCCTTGTCGAGGTCTGGAAGAGCGAGTGTTCGGAGCTGTGTATAAACGCGAGCGCAAAGTTGTCAAGACCACCAAAGTCACCAAAAGTTTCTCTCCTGAAAGAGAGATCGCGCCTGTCGTTCCATCCGGAAATTTATCGGAAAAGGATGAAAAGATCAAGATGCCTCAGAGGAGGTCAAGCCGTAAGTTGACTCCAGCTGACTTTATCAGGAAGACGTCAAATGAAGATAAAGAAGATGGAGTGAATCAAGAGGAAGTTGATGAAGGACGCAAACAAGAAAACAGCAGCGAGCCGTTAAAGTCCTCAGGTGAGCAGGAAAAGGTGGTGCAGATTGGTCCTGATGATGAAAACGCTGAAAATACAGAAGAAAGTCCAGCATTTGAGGTGCCATTGAAGAAACAAGGGAGGAGATCAAAGATGCAGGAGATTTGGCAAGATGTGGATCGTGACTTGACggagaaagaaaacaacacGGACATCAAGAAAGATCGGAAGAGACGGATCACTAGGAGCAGCCGTGACACTGCAAAATCTGACGATTTGGAAAAATGCAAAAGTGCCAAATATTCCAAGTCCCTTGCTCTAGTCAGTGCTGGAACGGAGATTGTTGATTTGAGGGAGAACGTTCCGGGTAATCCCAAACTAATCGAGGCAGAAGTTAATATTGAAAGTTACCCTAGTAGCGCAGAGCCGAAGTCTCCTGATGCTCGGAAAACCAGACGAAGCTCAAGGCTGCAGGAGTTCACCGCGGAAGTTCAGGGTCTTCCGAGAAGAAGACGGTCTAAACAAGCTCTTCCAAAACCGGCTGACGGACCTGAACATAATACATCCACTAACCTGGATGAGCCACGATCAGCGAAGACTGATCATGTTGGTGCAGGTCAGCCTTCACAGAGTGAGAAACCAGAACGGTCTGTGAGGAGAAACGGTTGTGTTTACAACGATGACTTTGAAAACATTGAAATCGTGCAGTCAGGCGAGGATGCAGCTGCTCCTAAGTGTGTATCCGAGGGGACTGTAACTGAAGAACATTCGCTCGTTTCCGTCGTCCCAGACACGGTGGATCAAGACAAGCACGATATCCCTCGTTCTACCAAAGTTGCAAACTCGACAAGTCCGTTAGCGGCTCTGGTTCCAGAATCCTTTCCACAGAAACGTCAGGAATCACCAGCTACAAAAACGCTGACACCTGCTGTGGAGCGCAGAGATACAGACCAAGGAGAAGACACCAATGATAGTGAACTTGACACTGAGCAACTCATGAAGACCTTCAAGGCCACCAAGAGAAAATCCTTCTACCTGGGTAGTCCCAGGACTTCACACTCCAGAACGCAAGAGAAATCCCTTACTCAGATTTTAGAGGAAGAGAAGCAGGAGAGCGTAGATCAAGCACAGATACCAGGCATCTCTCCGGACACTGATCAAGTTCTACCCTCAAATCCTTGTGAGCTGGCACCCCGTGAGATCACGCCCCAAACATCTCAAAGCTGTATTGCAGATTGTGTTGCAAGTGTCAGTCTGCTTCAGGTGAAATCACCGGCTCTTCCCAGTCTTCCAGAAGACACCCAAAAAGACAATTCCGTAAAAACCTCAGGTGCCAGTGACCATCCTGAGAAGGTTGCAAAGTCTCAAGATTCCTCAAGTTCTCAAGATTCCAGGCTTCCTGTGAACCTTGAATGTGCAAATTCCGTCCAGCTTTTCTCTACAACCGTGACCCAAGAGGAGCCACAAATCTCTCACAGCAAAGATTCAACAAAGTCTCCAAAGTCTTCAGAAATTCAAGAGAAACAATCGCAAGCAAACATTGACGTAGACTTGAACACAATTTCCAGCATCCCGTTGGGAAACATGACCAACTCGTCCGTAACACCAGATGGCCTTGTAACAAATGGTCCTGAAGCTCTGGTCATGGAACCTGCAGCCACTCAGAACGTGGATAAGATGGATGAAGGAGAAATTCTTTCTCAGCCATGTTTGCGGAGGAAGAGGAAGGCCCAGAGACTGGAGTCTACAGATTCCGAATCCAGTCTGGAGGATGATGATTTACCCCCACTAGCCCAGATATTTAAATCTCACCATTCGTCCTCATCGTCTGCCAAAGATCCAGTGATGAACTCTTTAAACCAAGATGGCCTCCAAGCTGAAGAACGAAGCCCAAAGCCAGGTTTAGACCCTGTGAGTCAGGATAGTCGCTCTCGCAGTGACCCAGAAGCTGAGTCAAGTTCTGCAAGCCAGAGTGTCGCTCCTTATCAGAAACAGCAATCTCCTGAAGACGTAAACTCTAATAATGTACAAGATGGCGGTGTTCCTGACTCACCTGGCAGAGATGAGTGGATTACTTCTAGTCAAGGATCTGTGGATCTTTTTGGGACACCACGGGAAAGTAAGTATCTTATACTCGTGATACGTAATCATATAAACGGAGATTTTCCTAATGATAATTCCTTTAACCTTCAGGTGAAGAAGTGGTTGACGGTGTTTGTGGAAACACAGGGCTTTCCGTCGAGTCAACTCAGTACTCGAGCGAGATTATTACCACTCAGGTGAGCGCGGGATTTTAACTTTAAGATTTTTCCGTAAACTTGGGATGAGCGAAGGAAAGATTCTGGGAAGAGTGTGGAGAAGATTCATTGCTTttagaaaagcaaaaaatacagtacacaagagatatttagtttttattattttttaaaatgtttcagtattaATTCTGAAAAGTGATATAAGAAACTTTTAAAgtgcgaaaaaaaaaaccacgctTCCGGGTCCTTCTTCCCGCCTTCGATTATAGCCACGCCCCCAAGTACAACTGAGCtgggctgtgattggacagcgGTTGTATTACGATGTGGCACTTTTTCACTGAAGAGGTAAAGCAGTGTAAGAGCTATATATGAAGAAGGTAATGCTTTTCATTGTGGCACGTTGGCCTCGTGTTACTACTGAAAAACAGCAGCACCTGTGTTTTCTGTTCAAGTGAATGCTCTTCTCTGTAAAAGAGGAAGTTCTGAGATCCTCTAGAAGAGGATTTTAATTGTATACATTTGGAttataatggggaaaaatgcaCTACTTAGGAAAAGTTCTTGaatatatattgtgtaaaatAGATTTATACCCAAATGTGTCGCGATATATTTAAACTCAAAATATCACcgtgtgtgttatttatgttgtgtgtaaattttcATGAAAGGTGCCAATAGTTCTGGAGTGGCTTGAAGAGCACTGCTGTCCAGAAGATGGCAGTAAATACACGTTTACAGAGGAGAGTCTCTAGCGAAAGGGTTTTTAATTCTGGATTTGCATATCGAGTGTAAACAGAGAACAGTTTCACATGTTCAAGGGAGCAGATGAGAGAAGAATGCGAACGCTCCAAACGTGTAAAAGTGAACGAATACTGATCAGCACTGTGTACCGTGCGTGTCGCGTCTGTAGCAGAGACAGGAGATGCAGCAGGAGCTGCACAGGCTGGAGAGGATGATGGCGTTAGTGTCTGAGGCGATCCAGAAGAAAGACGGCGACTCGGACGAGAAAAATAAGACGGAGGACGGCGACCAGCGCTCAGGTACAAACCGTCAAATCCCGAAACGCCAATCATACACCATCCTGCTGAGCTACAGTCTGTGATACAAGACGAGAAGCTTCACGTAGGAGATCTGAGTTTTACGATCTGAGTACGCTGCTGTGGGGTATCgctcaaaaatacaccaactctctctcctctttacCACACAagaccatacacacacacacacactcacacacacacacactcacacacacacacactcacacactcacacacacacacacacacacacacacacactcacacactcacacactcacacactcacacacacacacacacacacacacacacacacactcacacacacacacactcacacactcacacacacacacactcacacactctctctcctctttacCACACAAGACCAtacccccccaacccccctcacacacacacactcacacacacacactcacactctcacaccctctctctctcacacacacacactctcacacacacactcacactctcacaccctctctctctcacacacacacacacacacacacacacacacacacacacacacactctctctctcacacacactcacacactctcacacactcacacactctcacactcacacacacacacactcactcacactcacacacacacacactcacacacacactcactcacacacacacacactcacacacacactcacacacacacactcacacacacactcacacacactcactcactcactcacacacacactcacactcactcacacactcacactcactcacacacacactcacacacactcacacactcactcactcacacacacactctctctcacacacactctctctcacacacacacactcacacacacactcactcacacactcacacacacacacactcacacacactcactcacacactcacacacacacacacacacacacactcacacactcacacacacacacacactcactcacacacacacacacacacacacacacacacacacacacacacacactcacacacactcacacacactcacacactctctctcctgtttcTACCTTACACAAGTGGTCTGTACAGAGCTGTATAGAAAACGTCCTGTGTTTAGACCGTACTgcgctctcagccaatcagagcgctcCGTGCTGAACTGATTTCAGTAAACAGTGATCGATGCAGATCTCGTTTTGTTGTAATAATGAGGAATCATGACAGCGTCTGTGTGAGACGCCGTTTAAAGATGGATAATTTACGCCCCGCTGCGTCGGTGATGAGTGTTGCGCTGATGTAATgagcttctcttcttcttcagaCGCTCGTTTATGAATTTGTGAATAATTAATCAGTTACATCTCTGAGAAAATTTAACCTACGCCTAGCTGGAGGATTGCTTTTTTATTAAACGTACGCCAGTTAAATCAAAGAGCGTGTTCCTCCACTTCGCTGCTAATAAAACAGGATAACGTTTACTCAGCTACAGGAGGAGGAACCTTTTCATTACTCTCTTTTAGGAACTATTTAACAGAAATTTATGCACATTCCGtaacaggaaccttttcaggcaTCCAGGaactaaataactaactaacttatttattcatttatttatttatgattgaaATTTAAGCGCATTCTTCTACAGGAACCATTTCAGGAATCTAAGAAATTGACACTGATTGGTTGATCTGAAAGTTAGGAATGTTTTCAGAACTCTAGCAGGAACCTTTTTCAGGAATCAAGGaactttttctttcaaaaaaaaaaaaaagaaagaaagaaatttaagCACATTCCACTGCAGGGAcccttttaaaaaatctgtcaattaaaaaaaataaataagtgcatTTCCACCAGATGATCCTTTCTGTAAATCTAGAAATTAAAACACATTCCactgcaggaaccttttcaaAAATCTAATAACAGTTTTTCTTTCGTTTTTTTAGAAATCTAAGCAGTCTAATCTAACTTAGATTCTAGAATCTGATAAATCTAATAAAAGCAGTCTAAGCACATTCCACAGCAGGAACCTTTTTCTCATTTATCCGATAACCTTTTGTGGAACTTTAGGCGTGTTCCATCACCACGAGACACCGGGACTGATTTTAGTTCCTCCATCATTGTTGTTAAAAGCTGCATTTCTCTGAGTGATTTAGTAAAGAGATGTTTTATGGTGGAGGCAGCGCAGGACGGCGGGGAAAGCAGAACCACACGTCTGGTGGAATTCTGTACTTTATGGATTATAAACCATAAACACAGTTCCTGTTAGTGTACTCAgactgttactgtgtgtgtgtgtgtgtgtgtgtgtttatgaccTGCAGGGCAGCGAGGCAGAGTCAGAAGTCAGCGATCCTGTAAAGGCGGAAGGCAGCCGtctcagaggtcagaggtcagaggtcagcgTGCCGTGCCTGAGGATCAGAGCGCTGATGTGATGGTGGAAAAGAAGCCGAATGAGCTGAGGGGAGAAAGTACGGCCGGTGATATGATACCGATATCGTGATTTGGGTTATGTTGCGATTTTCCGAGCCGtcgtgatatctttttattaattacaattttttaaaatgaatgtttgaatgAATAGAAACTGActgaaagcagctgatttgatatTAAAAGTTGTAAaagttcaataaaaaaaaagtaaaaagtaagtaaaaaaaaaaaaaagtctccatTCAGTGTTAAGTAAAttatacaggtttttttttttttttaaattgtgagcAAACTAAATTCATATACAGTATCGTAGAAATGTTTTTGAGAATCGTGATCGTGATATTGTTGCGTCTCGTCCAGCCCTAGAAGAACGTTCGCTAAAGACCGAGTGCAGAAGTGAAAGTGGAGGCCGAATGGAGCTGGTGGCGTCGGGACTCAGCGCCGCTGAGCAGGTGAGAGATTTAAAcatcactctgaccgcttaataaacatcataaacataataaacataataaacgtcactctgaccgcttaataaacataataaaaataataaacataataaacataataaacgtcactctgaccgcttaataaacataataaacataataaacataataaacgtcactctgaccgcttaataaacatcataaacataataaacataataaacgtcactctgaccgcttaataaacatcataaacataataaacataataaacgtcactctggccgcataataaacataataaacataataaacataataaacataataaacataataaacgtcactctgaccgcttaataaacataataaacatcataaacataataaacataataaacgtcactctgaccgcttaataaacatcataaacataataaacataataaacgtcactctgaccgcttaataaacatcataaacataataaacataataaacgtcactctgaccgcttaataaacatcataaacataataaacataataaacgtcactctgaccgcttaataaacatcataaacataataaacataataaacatcactctgaccgcttaataaacataataaacataataaacataataaacgtcactctgaccgcttaataaacataataaacataataaacataataaacataataaacgtcactctgaccgcttaataaacataataaacataataaacataataaacataataaacatcactctgaccgcttaataaacataataaacataataaacataataaacataataaatgtcactctggccgcttaataaacataataaacataataaacatcataaacataataaacataataaacataataaacgtcactctgaccgcttaataaacataataaacataataaacataataaacgtcactctgaccgcttaataaacataataaacataataaacataataaacataataaacgtcactctgaccgcttaataaacatcataaacataataaacataataaacataataaacataataaatgtcactctgaccgcttaataaacataataaacataataaacataataaactaaataaacgtcactctgaccgcttaataaacataataaacataataaacataataaacgtcactctgaccgcttaataaacatcataaacataataaacataataaacgtcactctgaccgcttaataaacataataaacataataaacataataaacataataaatgtcactctgaccgcttaataaacataataaacataataaacataataaatgtcactctgaccgcttaataaacataataaacataataaacataataaactaaataaacgtcactctgaccgcttaataaacataataaacataataaacataataaacgtcactctgaccgcttaataaacataataaacataataaacataataaacataataaacataataaatgtcactctgaccgcttaataaacataataaacataataaacataataaacgtcactctggccgcttaataaacataataaacataataaacataataaacataataaatgtcactctgaccgcttaataaacataataaacataataaacataataaactaaataaacgtcactctgaccgcttaataaacatcataaacataataaacataataaacataataaacgtcactctggccgcttaataaacataataaacataataaacataataaactaaataaacgtcactctgaccgcttaataaacataataaacataataaacataataaacgtcactctgaccgcttaataaacataataaacataataaacataataaacgtcactctgaccgcttaataaacataataaacataataaacataataaacataataaacgtcactctgaccacttaataaacataataaacataataaacataataaacataataaacgtcactctgaccgcttaataaacatcataaacataataaacataataaacataataaatgtcactctggccgcttaataaacataataaacataataaacataataaacgtcactctgaccgcttaataaacataataaacataataaactaaataaacgtcactctgaccgcttaataaacataataaacataataaacgtcactctgaccgcttaataaacataataaacataataaacataataaacataataaacgtcactctggccgcttaataaacataataaacataataaacataataaacgtcactctggccgcttaataaacataataaacataataaacataataaacataataaacgtcactctgaccgcttaataaacataataaacataataaacataataaacgtcactctgaccgcttaataaacatcataaacataataaacataataaacataataaacgtcactctgaccgcttaataaacataataaacataataaacataataaacgtcactctggccgcttaataaacataataaacataataaacataataaacataataaacgtcactctggccgcttaataaacataataaacataataaacataataaacgtcactctgaccgcttaataaacataataaacataataaacgtcactctggccgcttaataaacataataaacataataaacataataaacataataaacgtcactctgaccgcttaataaacataataaacataataaacataataaacgtcactctgaccgcttaataaacatcataaacataataaacataataaacataataaacgtcactctgaccgcttaataaacataataaacataataaacataataaacataataaacgtcactctgaccgcttaataaacataataaacataataaacgtcactctgaccgcttaataaacataataaacataataaacataataaacataataaacgtcactctggccg
The sequence above is a segment of the Pangasianodon hypophthalmus isolate fPanHyp1 chromosome 12, fPanHyp1.pri, whole genome shotgun sequence genome. Coding sequences within it:
- the LOC113535268 gene encoding breast cancer type 1 susceptibility protein homolog isoform X1: MSAVKAEDVKRGIAVIWENLQCPICLDLMSEPVSTRCDHQFCKFCMTKLLERNKRKETSCPVCKTKVTKRSLQESPGFQKLVEGLQNLVRSYEFDTRTNYLTGLPQRRQGASVETESRDQQGSGENTTSEGEVTEKEATLSSTAAAKDAFAKLMCFEDSCPATSEQDCLDRSPGDVPQKSRINAADREEAPPRAEASDSQTQQDVTPDDGRRSRRRSKRLCLEPDRIMDKRQKKSVQKVSEWLLKISPTSDTQTGSNTEGDLPNLTDSDAEKESTASRASTEINASDKDKDKADASPEREVPCRGLEERVFGAVYKRERKVVKTTKVTKSFSPEREIAPVVPSGNLSEKDEKIKMPQRRSSRKLTPADFIRKTSNEDKEDGVNQEEVDEGRKQENSSEPLKSSGEQEKVVQIGPDDENAENTEESPAFEVPLKKQGRRSKMQEIWQDVDRDLTEKENNTDIKKDRKRRITRSSRDTAKSDDLEKCKSAKYSKSLALVSAGTEIVDLRENVPGNPKLIEAEVNIESYPSSAEPKSPDARKTRRSSRLQEFTAEVQGLPRRRRSKQALPKPADGPEHNTSTNLDEPRSAKTDHVGAGQPSQSEKPERSVRRNGCVYNDDFENIEIVQSGEDAAAPKCVSEGTVTEEHSLVSVVPDTVDQDKHDIPRSTKVANSTSPLAALVPESFPQKRQESPATKTLTPAVERRDTDQGEDTNDSELDTEQLMKTFKATKRKSFYLGSPRTSHSRTQEKSLTQILEEEKQESVDQAQIPGISPDTDQVLPSNPCELAPREITPQTSQSCIADCVASVSLLQVKSPALPSLPEDTQKDNSVKTSGASDHPEKVAKSQDSSSSQDSRLPVNLECANSVQLFSTTVTQEEPQISHSKDSTKSPKSSEIQEKQSQANIDVDLNTISSIPLGNMTNSSVTPDGLVTNGPEALVMEPAATQNVDKMDEGEILSQPCLRRKRKAQRLESTDSESSLEDDDLPPLAQIFKSHHSSSSSAKDPVMNSLNQDGLQAEERSPKPGLDPVSQDSRSRSDPEAESSSASQSVAPYQKQQSPEDVNSNNVQDGGVPDSPGRDEWITSSQGSVDLFGTPRESEEVVDGVCGNTGLSVESTQYSSEIITTQQRQEMQQELHRLERMMALVSEAIQKKDGDSDEKNKTEDGDQRSGQRGRVRSQRSCKGGRQPSQRSEVRGQRAVPEDQSADVMVEKKPNELRGESTAALEERSLKTECRSESGGRMELVASGLSAAEQGLMKKFARKMKAGVSSQVTPTTTHIIIKTDGDLVCERTLKYFQGIAGRKWVLSFLWISECFKHGKLLAEAPYEVCGDVVNGRDHNGPRKARTAPDDNLLMKGCEICFQGSFTDMTTDQMEVMVELCGATVMKDPLMFSRKALRYQLVVVQPGPDDSQSYYAALQRKATVVTRSWLLDSVATYTLQNPRDYKP
- the LOC113535268 gene encoding breast cancer type 1 susceptibility protein homolog isoform X2; its protein translation is MSAVKAEDVKRGIAVIWENLQCPICLDLMSEPVSTRCDHQFCKFCMTKLLERNKRKETSCPVCKTKVTKRSLQESPGFQKLVEGLQNLVRSYEFDTRTNYLTGLPQRRQGASVETESRDQQGSGENTTSEGEVTEKEATLSSTAAAKDAFAKLMCFEDSCPATSEQDCLDRSPGDVPQKSRINAADREEAPPRAEASDSQTQQDVTPDDGRRSRRRSKRLCLEPDRIMDKRQKKSVQKVSEWLLKISPTSDTQTGSNTEGDLPNLTDSDAEKESTASRASTEINASDKDKDKADASPEREVPCRGLEERVFGAVYKRERKVVKTTKVTKSFSPEREIAPVVPSGNLSEKDEKIKMPQRRSSRKLTPADFIRKTSNEDKEDGVNQEEVDEGRKQENSSEPLKSSGEQEKVVQIGPDDENAENTEESPAFEVPLKKQGRRSKMQEIWQDVDRDLTEKENNTDIKKDRKRRITRSSRDTAKSDDLEKCKSAKYSKSLALVSAGTEIVDLRENVPGNPKLIEAEVNIESYPSSAEPKSPDARKTRRSSRLQEFTAEVQGLPRRRRSKQALPKPADGPEHNTSTNLDEPRSAKTDHVGAGQPSQSEKPERSVRRNGCVYNDDFENIEIVQSGEDAAAPKCVSEGTVTEEHSLVSVVPDTVDQDKHDIPRSTKVANSTSPLAALVPESFPQKRQESPATKTLTPAVERRDTDQGEDTNDSELDTEQLMKTFKATKRKSFYLGSPRTSHSRTQEKSLTQILEEEKQESVDQAQIPGISPDTDQVLPSNPCELAPREITPQTSQSCIADCVASVSLLQVKSPALPSLPEDTQKDNSVKTSGASDHPEKVAKSQDSSSSQDSRLPVNLECANSVQLFSTTVTQEEPQISHSKDSTKSPKSSEIQEKQSQANIDVDLNTISSIPLGNMTNSSVTPDGLVTNGPEALVMEPAATQNVDKMDEGEILSQPCLRRKRKAQRLESTDSESSLEDDDLPPLAQIFKSHHSSSSSAKDPVMNSLNQDGLQAEERSPKPGLDPVSQDSRSRSDPEAESSSASQSVAPYQKQQSPEDVNSNNVQDGGVPDSPGRDEWITSSQGSVDLFGTPRESEEVVDGVCGNTGLSVESTQYSSEIITTQQRQEMQQELHRLERMMALVSEAIQKKDGDSDEKNKTEDGDQRSGQRGRVRSQRSCKGGRQPSQRSEVRGQRAVPEDQSADVMVEKKPNELRGETLEERSLKTECRSESGGRMELVASGLSAAEQGLMKKFARKMKAGVSSQVTPTTTHIIIKTDGDLVCERTLKYFQGIAGRKWVLSFLWISECFKHGKLLAEAPYEVCGDVVNGRDHNGPRKARTAPDDNLLMKGCEICFQGSFTDMTTDQMEVMVELCGATVMKDPLMFSRKALRYQLVVVQPGPDDSQSYYAALQRKATVVTRSWLLDSVATYTLQNPRDYKP